The sequence TCGCGGAGACGACAGGCTCTTCATCGTCGCCGCTGACCACCCTGCGCGAGGCGCACTCGCGGTCGGCCCCGACGCTTCCGCAATGGCCAACCGCTACGACCTGCTCGAGCGCCTGGCAGTCGCGCTCAGCCGCCCCGGAGTGGATGGTGTGCTCGCCACCCCCGACATCATCGACGACCTCGCCGCACTGTCCCTACTCGACGACAAGCTCGTCGTCGGGTCCATGAACCGAGGCGGGCTGCGCGGGGCGAGGTTCGAGATGGACGACCGCTACACCGCCTACGACGTCCCCCGCATGGTCGAGTCCGGAATCGACTTCGCGAAAGCCCTCATCCGAATAAACCTCGAGGACCCGGCCACGGCTCCGACACTGCAAGCCACCGCGGATGCTGTCACGGCTGCGGCTGCTGCGGGCCTTCCCATCATGCTCGAGCCATTCATGAGCCGCTGGGAGGAGGGTCGCATCGTCAACGACCTGTCCGCGGACGCCGTGATCCTGTCGGTTGCCATCGCGGCCGGGCTGGGCGCGAGCAGCACCCACACGTGGATGAAGCTGCCCGTCGTTCCGGACATGGAACGCGTGATGGAGTCCACCACCCTCCCCACCCTGCTTCTTGGCGGAGATTCCGGCGCCGACCCGGACGAGACCTTCTCCGCCTGGGAAGACGCCCTCGCCCTCCCCGGCGTTCGCGGCCTCACGGTCGGCCGAACGCTCCTTTACCCGCCAGATGGAGACGTCGCAGCGGCCGTCGACACTGCCGCGGGGCTCGTCCACACCGCCGGTGTGCACGCGACCCTCTGACCCCCTATCCCCACTCTCTAAGGAGTACCCATGACTATCACCGCAGACTCCGCCGCGGCATCGGACACCACCACGTCAGTCACAATCGGACATTGGATCGATGGGGCGGAGCACGCGTCGGCGAGTGGTCGCACGGCGCCGGTGTTCAACCCGGCGACGGGTGCGGTCAGCGCGCAGGTCGCGTTGGCCGATGAGGCGGAGGTGGATGCTGCGATCGCGTCGGCGGTGCGTGGCTTCGAGGTGTGGTCGGGCTACTCGGTGGCGCGGCGGCAGGGGGTGCTGTTCGCGTTCCGCGAGTTGTTGAACGCGCGCAAGGCCGAGCTCGCGGCGATCATCACGGCCGAGCACGGCAAGGTGCGCTCGGACGCGATGGGTGAGATCCTCCGCGGCCAGGAGGTCGTGGAGCTGGCCACCGGGTTCCCGCACCTGATCAAGGGCGCCTACTCCGAGAACGCCTCCAACGGCATCGACGTGTACTCCATCAAGCAGCCGCTCGGCGTCGTGGGCATCATCAGCCCGTTCAACTTCCCGGCGATGGTGCCGATGTGGTTCTTCCCGATCGCGATCGCCGCCGGCAACGCCGTGGTGCTCAAGCCCAGCGAGAAGGACCCGTCCGCGTCGCTGTGGCTGGCGCAGCTGTGGAAGGAAGCGGGGCTTCCCGACGGCGTCTTCACCGTTCTTCAGGGCGACAAGCTCGCCGTCGACGGGCTCCTCACCAGCCCCGACGTGCAGTCGATCAGCTTCGTCGGGTCGACGCCGATCGCGCAGTACATCTACGAGACCGCCTC comes from Microbacterium cremeum and encodes:
- a CDS encoding class I fructose-bisphosphate aldolase, yielding MTIGILTAEDFERLRDVRAKDPEIIKRALSERTRREVLRGDDRLFIVAADHPARGALAVGPDASAMANRYDLLERLAVALSRPGVDGVLATPDIIDDLAALSLLDDKLVVGSMNRGGLRGARFEMDDRYTAYDVPRMVESGIDFAKALIRINLEDPATAPTLQATADAVTAAAAAGLPIMLEPFMSRWEEGRIVNDLSADAVILSVAIAAGLGASSTHTWMKLPVVPDMERVMESTTLPTLLLGGDSGADPDETFSAWEDALALPGVRGLTVGRTLLYPPDGDVAAAVDTAAGLVHTAGVHATL